Proteins from a genomic interval of Crassostrea angulata isolate pt1a10 chromosome 7, ASM2561291v2, whole genome shotgun sequence:
- the LOC128192439 gene encoding LOW QUALITY PROTEIN: leucine-rich repeat-containing protein 24-like (The sequence of the model RefSeq protein was modified relative to this genomic sequence to represent the inferred CDS: substituted 1 base at 1 genomic stop codon) — protein MFPGCRWFNFVLLALVGTVSLPVKGSCPPVCRCSNVSAICRSGLTVFPSGLPPGLTAISVSGTYSSRNNIPSIAFSFFTSVSRLERLHMAFCRIETITDGALPSSLVTLNISYNRIWIISRSTLKNLIHLRQLHXTGNIGTDISHTAFNNLRRLKELYMADMGIKVFDKRLLEHLPMLKVLDLHGNKLKHLDWTFTETSTSLSYIDISGNLFSELSNSSIMNLRHIKSINLSNNNWKCNCALEWVKVLPSPIPESVDCSGPSSVRYLSIVNVPSSQLTCVPASVRCSTVSFTGKYHTQLNISCSFDGDPFPDVSWIRPDGVKLQYYNYDHPNYVVSETGMLTIKSLDILDDGRWTLHVNNVKKQNSVSLSVTVTGILTTTTTTTTTTKGISTFSLTAPSTSSMTTITATFGNTLAMDSKSRGGSATVVCLTVLGSLVLVISIAVFFLCLFNVCGLRFLRRRSVHDWSETTQQTLHKFKTTLSSASD, from the exons ATGTTCCCTGGGTGTAGGTGGTTCAACTTCGTTCTCCTGGCTTTGGTTGGAACAGTCTCTCTTCCCGTGAAAGGTAGTTGTCCGCCAGTATGCAGATGTTCTAATGTGTCAGCTATATGTCGGTCCGGACTCACCGTATTCCCCTCTGGTCTACCACCAGGGTTAACAGCCATCTCGGTAAGCGGTACATATTCAAGCAGAAACAACATACCCTCAATAGCCTTTTCCTTTTTTACCTCCGTTTCACGGTTAGAGAGGCTTCACATGGCATTCTGCAGAATTGAAACCATCACAGACGGCGCCTTACCGTCATCTTTGGTCACCCTAAATATCTCTTACAATAGAATTTGGATAATTTCAAGATCAACgttaaaaaatcttattcatTTGAGACAGTTACATTAAACAGGAAATATTGGAACGGATATTTCTCACACTGCATTTAACAATTTGAGAAGGTTAAAAGAACTGTATATGGCAGATATGGGAATAAAAGTGTTTGACAAAAGACTACTGGAACATTTGCCAATGTTGAAGGTACTGGATCTTCATGGAAACAAACTTAAACATCTCGACTGGACGTTTACGGAGACATCAACCTCCTTATCTTACATTGATATTTCAGGGAATCTTTTTTCGGAGCTATCAAATTCTAGCATTATGAATTTGCGTCATATTAAATCGATAAATTTAAGTAATAACAATTGGAAATGTAATTGTGCCTTAGAATGGGTGAAGGTGTTGCCTTCTCCTATTCCAGAATCTGTTGACTGTAGCGGACCTTCATCTGTACGATATCTATCAATCGTCAATGTTCCTTCATCACAACTTACATGTGTACCGGCATCAGTGAGGTGTTCCACGGTTTCTTTTACGGGAAAGTACCACACCCAGTTGAATATTTCCTGTAGCTTTGACGGGGACCCCTTCCCTGACGTTTCTTGGATAAGACCTGATGGCGTCAAACTACAATATTACAACTATGACCATCCAAATTATGTCGTTTCAGAAACTGGTATGCTGACTATCAAATCTTTAGATATTTTAGATGATGGGCGGTggacattacatgtaaataatgtcaAAAAGCAAAACTCTGTGTCATTGTCTGTCACTGTCACCGGCATTTtaaccacaacaacaacaacaacaaccaccACCAAAGGTATCAGTACTTTCTCTCTGACAGCGCCATCTACTTCCTCTATGACGACTATCACTGCAACCTTTGGAAACACCTTAGCGATGGATTCCAAAAGCAGAGGAGGTAGCGCGACTGTCGTCTGCTTGACGGTTCTTGGCAGCCTCGTTTTGGTGATCAGTATAGCCGTTTTCTTTCTCTGTTTATTCAATGTTTGCGGTCTACGTTTTTTGAGGCGACGTTCGGTTCATGATTGGTCTGAAACCACACAACAAACTTTACACAA ATTCAAAACAACACTCAGTAGTGCTTCTGATTAA
- the LOC128192440 gene encoding alpha-N-acetylgalactosaminidase-like, translated as MEKVLLLLAGVSVLYALDNGLGRTPPMGWNSWERFRCNVDCDNDPENCIGEKLYMQMADRMAADGYKDAGYEYVNVDDCWMAKERGPDGKLQADPKRFPSGMKALGDYIHSKGLKFGIYEDFGTQTCGGFPGSKFFMETDAQTFADWGVDLLKLDGCYSNIEDMTSGYPIMEFFLNKTGRPILYSCSWPAYFVAYKKIPDYKAIAKSCNIWRNYDDIQDSWDSVTEIVNYYAKNEGNFFEVAGPGSFNDPDMLIIGNFGLSRDQQRAQMAMWAIMAAPLLMSADLRKMDPYSKSILLNKDVIAINQDPMGQPGSIILDMNQIQIWFRPVMPKGSAAFAVLYTGSYGTPEKLSLKCETLGMVGSGGYNVTEVFDGRYVGMFKSADNINITVNPSGVFLGKAVYLGN; from the exons ATGGAGAAAGTGTTACTACTTCTGGCAGGAGTTTCTGTTTTATATGCTCTGGATAATGGGCTGGGCCGCACACCGCCGATGGGCTGGAACTCTTGGGAGCGCTTTAGGTGTAATGTTGATTGTGACAATGACCCAGAAAACTGCATTGG AGAGAAACTCTACATGCAAATGGCGGATAGGATGGCTGCTGATGGCTACAAAGACGCTGGTTATGAGTATGTGAATGTTGATGACTGCTGGATGGCCAAGGAACGGGGACCTGATGGCAAGCTGCAGGCCGACCCCAAACGCTTCCCTAGTGGCATGAAAGCTTTGGGTGATTAT ATTCACAGTAAAGGCCTGAAGTTTGGTATCTATGAGGACTTTGGAACACAGACTTGCGGGGGATTTCCAGGCAGCAAATTCTTCATGGAGACTGACGCCCAGACATTTGCTGACTGGGGGGTGGACCTCCTGAAGCTGGACGGTTGCTATAGTAACATAGAGGATATGACATCTG gTTATCCTATCATGGAGTTTTTCCTGAATAAGACCGGAAGACCCATTCTCTATTCCTGCAGTTGGCCAGCTTACTTTGTTGCTTATAAAAAAATA CCTGACTACAAGGCCATCGCCAAGAGCTGTAACATCTGGAGGAATTACGATGACATCCAGGACTCATGGGACAGTGTGACAGAAATCGTCAACTACTACGCCAAGAACGAGGGAAACTTCTTTGAGGTGGCTGGTCCAGGCAGTTTTAATGATCCTGACATG CTGATCATTGGAAACTTTGGCTTGAGTCGGGACCAGCAGCGGGCACAAATGGCCATGTGGGCGATTATGGCTGCCCCACTGCTCATGTCGGCTGACCTCAGGAAGATGGACCCTTACTCCAAGTCTATACTGCTCAACAAAGACGTGATTGCTATAAACCAGGACCCAATGGGACAGCCAGGGTCAATCATACTGGAT ATGAACCAAATACAGATATGGTTTAGACCTGTGATGCCAAAGGGGAGTGCTGCTTTTGCTGTTCTTTATACTGGGTCCTATGGCACACCGGAAAAG TTGAGTTTGAAGTGTGAGACCCTTGGAATGGTTGGATCAGGGGGCTACAATGTGACGGAGGTGTTTGATGGACGTTACGTGGGAATGTTTAAATCCGCAGACAATATTAACATCACCGTGAACCCCTCGGGAGTTTTCCTCGGGAAAGCTGTATACCTAGGAAACTAG